A genomic window from Solanum stenotomum isolate F172 chromosome 10, ASM1918654v1, whole genome shotgun sequence includes:
- the LOC125842079 gene encoding probable aspartic proteinase GIP2 has product MPNISNIFTLKSFKFPMYSSSYYPFHFCFLLIISSTCLAQTNFHPKTLFLAVKQDPSTLQYITQIHQRTPLVPVKLAVHIGSENLWVDCETGFKSSTYKPARCDSRQCNLARSTACGDCNTENTTRPGCNNNACYNIVSNPAMNTFFSGGEIAEDVLTIQSINGSIPGPESRGPVVTVSNFIFSCSPSYFTQNLGKNVKGMIGFGQQSPVSFVTQLASAFKFSRQFAICLSSSTQQNGIIFIGHRPYIFALGFDASRDLIYTPIITYPNFFLINRGSPEYYIQVTSITINEKTLALNKTLLSLDENEENGTKISTAVPYTVLEPSIYNVVSKAFISEMPKDVKTVPAVQPFKTCFDSTYVGMSRLGYNAPKIDLVLHKPNVRWTITGANSLVKVSDRVVCLAFVERNQTFGQAIVIGGFQMHDNLVEFDLARRRVGFSNSLYFHQTTCSNQFYTMGN; this is encoded by the coding sequence ATGCCCAACATATCCAATATTTTCACACTAAAATCATTCAAATTCCCAATGTATTCCTCTAGCTACTATccctttcatttttgttttcttctcatCATATCATCAACTTGTCTGGCTCAAACAAATTTCCATCCTAAAACATTATTCCTTGCAGTGAAACAAGACCCTTCAACACTACAATACATCACCCAAATTCACCAACGAACACCTCTAGTCCCCGTTAAACTCGCAGTCCATATTGGTAGCGAAAATCTATGGGTGGATTGCGAAACGGGCTTTAAAAGCTCAACGTACAAGCCCGCTCGTTGCGATTCAAGGCAATGCAATCTCGCAAGATCAACAGCTTGCGGAGATTGTAATACCGAAAATACAACCCGGCCCGGTTGCAACAACAATGCGTGCTACAACATTGTGTCCAATCCGGCTATGAATACTTTCTTTTCTGGTGGTGAAATAGCGGAGGATGTTTTGACAATCCAATCCATTAACGGTTCCATCCCGGGCCCTGAATCCCGCGGGCCCGTTGTAACTGTCTCGAATTTTATCTTCAGCTGCTCTCCATCATATTTCACCCAAAATTTAGGCAAAAATGTTAAAGGAATGATTGGATTTGGTCAGCAAAGTCCAGTATCATTTGTTACTCAACTTGCATCAGCTTTTAAATTCAGTAGACAATTTGCTATTTGCTTGAGCTCATCAACTCAACAAAACGGAATAATTTTTATTGGGCATAGGCCTTATATCTTTGCACTTGGCTTTGATGCATCGCGAGATCTAATCTATACACCAATTATAACCTACCCgaatttttttctcatcaaTCGCGGTTCACCAGAGTATTATATTCAAGTTACATCCATTACAATTAATGAAAAAACATTGGCATTGAACAAAACATTGCTCTCGTtggatgaaaatgaagaaaacgGGACGAAAATCAGCACGGCCGTTCCTTACACTGTATTGGAGCCTTCTATTTACAATGTTGTGAGTAAAGCTTTTATTAGTGAAATGCCGAAAGATGTGAAGACTGTACCCGCAGTGCAgccttttaaaacttgttttgaCTCAACATATGTTGGTATGTCACGCCTTGGATATAATGCACCTAAAATTGATTTGGTTCTCCATAAGCCAAATGTGCGTTGGACTATTACTGGAGCGAATTCGTTGGTAAAAGTTAGCGATCGCGTAGTATGCTTAGCGTTTGTTGAACGAAATCAGACGTTTGGACAGGCGATTGTTATTGGTGGGTTTCAAATGCATGACAATCTTGTGGAATTTGATCTTGCTAGAAGAAGAGTTGGGTTTAGTAACTCGTTATATTTCCATCAGACTACGTGTTCAAATCAATTCTATACTATGGGAAATTaa
- the LOC125842339 gene encoding probable aspartic proteinase GIP2: protein MKLSPMSPSKYYLFHFCFLLITSTTLSKSNFQPKTLFLLVKKDPSSLQYITQIHQRTPLVPLKLALNLGGESLWVDCENDHKSSTYKPARCESAQCELAWSTSCGNCYVSNTLLPICNSCYNVVSNPVTSTGGEIAEDVLTIQSIHGSIPGPVAIVPNFIFSCPTTSNLTQNLGKNVKGMVGFGQQSPVSFATQFASIFKFSRQFAICLSSSTKRNGVIFIGHSPYFISLAFDASRDLIYTPIITQQRFVAITYPHYVRIIRPSPEYYIQVTSVRINGKTLPLNKTLLTLDENEEGGTRISTDVPYTELEPSIYDIVSKAFITEMPKEVKKVPAVQPFKTCFDSTYIGVSRLGYDAPEINLVFQKRNVYWTIIGANSLVKVKEGVICLAFVERKKTTGQAIVVGGYQMQDNLIEFDLSRSRIGFSNSLFYRQTMCANHNYA, encoded by the coding sequence atgaaattatCTCCTATGTCACCCTCCAAGTACTATCTTTTTcacttttgttttcttctcaTCACATCCACTACTTTATCAAAATCCAATTTCCAGCCCAAAACTTTATTCCTATTAGTCAAGAAAGATCCATCTAGCCTACAATACATTACTCAAATTCACCAAAGAACACCTCTTGTCCCTCTTAAATTAGCCCTCAATCTTGGTGGTGAAAGCCTATGGGTTGATTGTGAAAATGACCACAAAAGCTCAACGTACAAGCCCGCACGTTGCGAATCAGCGCAATGTGAACTTGCCTGGTCAACATCATGTGGAAATTGTTATGTAAGTAACACATTACTACCAATTTGCAACTCATGCTATAACGTTGTTTCAAATCCTGTTACCTCCACTGGAGGTGAAATCGCAGAGGATGTTTTGACAATCCAATCAATTCACGGGTCAATTCCAGGACCTGTTGCAATTGTCCCAAATTTCATCTTTAGTTGTCCTACTACATCCAATTTAACACAAAATTTAGGCAAAAATGTTAAAGGAATGGTTGGTTTTGGGCAGCAAAGTCCAGTATCATTTGCTACTCAATTTGCATCAATTTTCAAATTCAGCAGACAATTTGCCATTTGTTTGAGCTCATCAACTAAACGAAACGGTGTAATTTTCATCGGACATAGCCCTTATTTCATTAGCCTCGCATTTGATGCATCACGAGATCTAATCTACACACCTATAATCACCCAGCAACGTTTCGTTGCCATTACCTACCCACATTATGTACGCATCATTCGCCCCTCACCAGAGTATTACATTCAAGTTACTTCCGTTAGAATTAACGGAAAAACTTTACCATTAAACAAAACACTACTCACATTAGATGAAAACGAAGAAGGTGGAACGAGAATCAGTACGGACGTTCCGTACACCGAATTAGAGCCTTCTATTTACGATATCGTAAGTAAAGCTTTTATTACTGAAATGCCAAAAGAAGTCAAAAAGGTACCCGCAGTGCAaccttttaaaacttgtttcgACTCGACATATATTGGTGTGTCACGCCTAGGTTACGATGCACCTGAAATTAATCTCGTATTTCAGAAACGAAATGTTTATTGGACGATTATCGGAGCGAATTCGCTAGTAAAAGTTAAGGAAGGTGTTATATGTCTAGCATTTGTTGAACGAAAAAAAACAACGGGACAAGCAATTGTTGTTGGTGGATATCAAATGCAAGACAATCTTATAGAATTTGATTTATCAAGAAGCAGAATTGGTTTTAGTAACTCACTTTTTTATCGTCAAACTATGTGTGCAAATCATAATTATGCTTAG